The proteins below come from a single Methanolobus chelungpuianus genomic window:
- a CDS encoding ABC transporter permease, with amino-acid sequence MARGRFQKLKNKGVEILSVISAVIIWQLVADYIVRNRFFLPSFTDVAEAFLITVSRQGIFPFMGMDMELPVLLVDTLYSLMHFSIGLVAALVIGIPVGMIMGWFRSLERVFDPIIEIIRPIPPLAWIPFAIIWIGLNPFGAGFVIFVGALFPIIINTFTGFKSVPRIYVEAAKVLGCTADHDLIRRIAIPSALPSIAAGIRIAMGVGWMCLVAAEMFGVSRNGLGFKIWHNYYLHRMDFVLVYMLVLGFLGLLIDRAFRSYLEEKFFKWRTGVVM; translated from the coding sequence ATGGCCAGAGGACGCTTTCAAAAATTAAAGAATAAGGGTGTGGAGATATTATCAGTAATCTCTGCAGTTATAATATGGCAACTTGTAGCTGATTACATTGTCCGGAACAGGTTTTTCCTTCCCAGTTTCACTGATGTTGCTGAGGCATTTCTTATCACTGTTTCAAGACAGGGCATATTCCCTTTCATGGGAATGGATATGGAACTTCCGGTTCTGTTGGTTGATACCCTTTACAGCCTCATGCACTTCTCAATTGGTCTTGTGGCTGCTCTTGTCATAGGCATACCGGTAGGTATGATCATGGGATGGTTCAGGTCACTTGAAAGGGTCTTTGACCCTATTATAGAGATAATACGCCCGATACCTCCTCTGGCATGGATCCCCTTTGCAATAATATGGATAGGCCTCAACCCATTCGGAGCAGGCTTTGTTATATTTGTAGGCGCCCTCTTCCCTATAATAATAAACACTTTCACCGGGTTCAAAAGTGTTCCGAGGATATATGTTGAAGCTGCAAAGGTGCTGGGTTGTACCGCTGACCATGATCTTATAAGGCGCATAGCAATACCGTCAGCCCTTCCGTCCATTGCGGCAGGCATCAGGATAGCCATGGGCGTAGGCTGGATGTGCCTTGTTGCGGCTGAGATGTTCGGCGTTAGCAGGAACGGTCTCGGTTTCAAGATATGGCACAATTATTACCTTCACCGCATGGATTTTGTGCTCGTCTATATGCTTGTCCTGGGATTCCTGGGACTCTTGATCGACAGGGCATTCAGATCATACCTTGAGGAAAAGTTCTTCAAGTGGCGCACAGGGGTGGTGATGTAA
- a CDS encoding ABC transporter ATP-binding protein — translation MGRVNIRGVSRKFVKDEASQTLALDNVSLDIADKEFVCFIGPSGCGKTTLLRIVSGLDLPDAGEVFVDNERILSPGPKRGMVFQEYSLFPWKSVMDNIIFGPQMRGIRKKDAIEEAQKYLELVGLEQFRDSYPHELSGGMKQRVAIARALANEPEVLLMDEPFGALDAQTRNTLQHELLSIWQKKNITILFVTHSVDEAVFLADRIMIMTARPGKIKEVIKVDIPRLRDRTSLEVNQLRNRVLRLLAEEQKK, via the coding sequence ATGGGCAGGGTGAACATCAGGGGAGTATCCAGGAAATTCGTGAAAGATGAAGCATCCCAGACCCTCGCTCTTGACAACGTAAGCCTGGACATCGCGGACAAGGAGTTTGTCTGTTTCATAGGTCCGTCAGGGTGTGGAAAGACAACTTTGCTCAGGATAGTATCGGGTCTTGATCTTCCCGATGCCGGTGAGGTCTTTGTGGATAATGAGAGGATCCTCTCTCCCGGACCCAAGAGGGGCATGGTCTTCCAGGAGTATTCCCTTTTCCCCTGGAAGTCGGTAATGGACAACATCATATTCGGTCCGCAGATGAGAGGGATCAGGAAGAAGGATGCCATTGAAGAAGCGCAAAAGTATCTGGAACTTGTAGGTCTTGAACAGTTCAGGGACAGTTATCCGCATGAGCTCTCAGGAGGTATGAAGCAGAGGGTTGCCATAGCCCGTGCTCTTGCAAATGAACCTGAGGTGCTCCTCATGGACGAACCCTTCGGCGCCCTCGATGCCCAGACGAGGAACACGCTACAGCATGAGCTCCTCAGCATATGGCAAAAAAAGAACATCACGATCCTCTTTGTCACTCACAGCGTGGATGAGGCAGTCTTCCTTGCAGACCGGATCATGATAATGACAGCAAGGCCGGGCAAGATAAAGGAAGTAATAAAGGTCGATATACCGAGGCTGCGTGACAGGACGAGCCTGGAAGTCAACCAGCTGCGCAACCGTGTCCTGAGATTGCTTGCAGAAGAACAGAAAAAGTGA
- a CDS encoding bactofilin family protein produces the protein MSADLRYHKASNTYIARRRSYFEDDVTIDGNFIAGAASSFWQDLTVKGTLKLGKNSSVKGRIKADDIVIGPGCEIKGDVEAYNDLKLFDRVNVEGSAIAGGTISIRPGCSINFAKASTTLELIGQVHIKEIESGTKVIVRGE, from the coding sequence ATGAGTGCGGATCTTAGATATCATAAGGCTTCAAACACATATATTGCCAGGAGACGATCATACTTTGAAGACGATGTAACCATTGACGGGAACTTCATCGCAGGTGCAGCATCCTCTTTCTGGCAAGATCTCACTGTAAAAGGTACTCTGAAGCTAGGCAAGAACTCTTCAGTAAAGGGGAGAATCAAAGCAGACGATATTGTCATAGGACCCGGATGCGAGATCAAGGGCGATGTTGAAGCATACAATGATCTTAAGCTCTTTGACCGCGTAAATGTGGAAGGTTCGGCCATAGCAGGAGGAACTATCTCGATACGTCCCGGATGCTCTATAAATTTTGCTAAGGCCAGCACAACGCTTGAACTGATAGGCCAGGTCCATATAAAGGAAATAGAATCAGGCACAAAGGTGATCGTCCGCGGGGAATGA
- a CDS encoding ABC transporter substrate-binding protein yields MHSKGHRNTYALLLLVIIVVSAVLISGCTEQDTGDEQQQELSSLTFGYQPSTHQIAYLTAKDQGWWNESLSPLGVQRINDRLFPTGAPEMSAMLAGEIDVAYVGAAPVVAAVANGLDAKIVATAQIQGSDIVLRNGLPYEGPEDLRGLRIATFPPGTIQDTLLREWLAANGINPERDVTILPMGPGDAVTALSAGQVDAVFLPHPSPTEIEVQGIGRSVVQSGEMLEDHACCVVLVSGRLIREHPDVVQQIVATHVRATEYDNGHVSEAAATFAADQDMDVAVVEKSLQDWDGTWIADPNVIIDSTIEYAQVQYDQGTINKQLTQDDLFDLSFYEALDQ; encoded by the coding sequence ATGCATTCTAAAGGACATCGAAACACATATGCACTTTTGCTTTTAGTCATTATTGTTGTTTCAGCCGTACTTATATCCGGCTGTACCGAACAGGATACAGGGGATGAACAGCAGCAGGAATTGTCTTCCCTTACATTCGGATACCAGCCCAGCACCCATCAGATAGCCTACCTGACCGCAAAGGACCAGGGCTGGTGGAATGAAAGCCTTTCTCCTCTGGGAGTGCAGAGGATCAACGACAGGTTATTCCCTACCGGAGCTCCTGAAATGTCTGCAATGCTCGCAGGAGAGATAGATGTGGCCTATGTGGGAGCTGCGCCGGTTGTAGCAGCTGTTGCGAACGGGCTTGACGCCAAGATCGTTGCAACTGCACAGATCCAGGGCTCTGACATTGTGTTGCGTAACGGATTGCCTTATGAGGGTCCTGAGGACCTAAGAGGCTTAAGGATAGCGACTTTCCCCCCGGGAACCATACAGGATACCCTTTTGAGAGAATGGCTCGCAGCTAATGGTATCAATCCCGAAAGAGATGTAACCATTTTGCCAATGGGGCCGGGCGATGCCGTAACAGCGCTTTCTGCAGGACAGGTTGATGCAGTATTCCTCCCTCATCCCTCACCCACTGAGATAGAAGTACAGGGTATTGGCCGATCAGTCGTCCAATCCGGGGAAATGCTGGAAGACCACGCATGCTGCGTCGTCTTAGTAAGTGGAAGACTCATCAGAGAACATCCTGATGTAGTGCAGCAGATCGTTGCAACTCATGTGCGTGCGACAGAGTATGATAACGGGCATGTCAGTGAAGCAGCAGCAACTTTTGCCGCCGACCAGGACATGGATGTAGCGGTTGTGGAGAAGTCCCTTCAGGACTGGGACGGTACCTGGATAGCTGATCCGAACGTCATCATAGACTCAACTATCGAGTATGCACAGGTCCAGTATGACCAGGGCACCATAAACAAGCAACTCACACAGGACGACCTTTTTGATCTGAGCTTCTATGAAGCTCTTGATCAGTAA
- a CDS encoding helix-turn-helix domain-containing protein, whose protein sequence is MNAADKIIDAVLESDDRFRETLSKVIKDELGLTALEFAEKADIPQSTLYKVMSGKREPNMKTLRQIIKTIKKIEGSEKGNFIAVIAARPVLDNISETKRKICGNLCTIREYSATSMEEAIIAAVRAERDGAKALVCAPIVSPTVEKILRIPVATIMPKDSLIEAIELVAKKIG, encoded by the coding sequence ATGAACGCAGCTGACAAAATAATCGATGCCGTGCTGGAGTCCGACGACAGGTTCAGAGAGACTCTCTCAAAGGTGATCAAGGACGAACTTGGGCTTACTGCGCTGGAGTTCGCAGAAAAGGCCGACATACCGCAGAGCACACTGTACAAGGTAATGTCAGGTAAAAGAGAGCCAAATATGAAGACCCTTCGCCAGATAATAAAAACCATCAAGAAAATAGAAGGGTCTGAAAAAGGGAACTTCATAGCTGTGATTGCCGCCCGGCCGGTGCTGGATAATATTAGCGAAACAAAGAGAAAGATATGCGGGAACCTCTGTACTATCAGGGAGTATTCAGCAACCTCCATGGAGGAAGCTATCATTGCGGCCGTGCGGGCTGAAAGGGATGGTGCCAAGGCCCTCGTGTGCGCACCTATTGTAAGCCCTACCGTAGAGAAGATATTGAGGATACCTGTCGCCACGATCATGCCAAAGGACAGTCTCATAGAAGCTATAGAGCTTGTGGCCAAAAAGATAGGGTAA
- a CDS encoding S-layer protein domain-containing protein produces MNKNIRLLLFGFILLMLTGAAMGLSGPSGLSDTATGPTWITWSWTNPTDADFNRTNIYIGGSQVATLGNAVSTYNATGLSPSTSYEIRVETVNTTGVVGGSLTDSALTTPATDTVAPGPVTGLAESSTGPTWITWSWTNPGDSDFNGTIIYIGGSQVATLGNSVSTYNATGLNASTSYVIGVATVDIAGNVGSSVSDSALTTSATDTIAPGPVTGLTASSITGSSITWGWTNPGDADFAGTIIYIDGSQVTTLGNTTSSYTATGLSSSASHSIGVRTKDLSGNLGNWANASATTTADTGEPGSITSLSVDSKGSDWIKWKWTNPTDSDFDHVMVYINNAFAANVSANSYTATNLSESTSYTIKLHTVDDAGNINNADVTNTTSTYHKSYLTGDRIWDENANQSTTYKWDAKSFSGFFYDLETGFSSETMTITDISRTIGDGDLVYRTEPVDSNFEHSGWGKYQVIGFMAEKYFAGYTSNTTITGVDRVSLISSGQLSKVLIDNDDKKSVYSGSSLTLEDGYKLNIVQVDRNGDKVFVTLTKDGDELDSAVISGSGDYIYKTDLGDSDDVVIVAVRFTSIFSGTESNAVTIQGIFQISEDYIEMEDGASYGKMEITGFSDDYIEMKNDGSISLSKGKTIPIMGKIKFIVADSNTLRFAPFVDMSAPGKYELRGTVAEETELLTWTPLNFEGFYYDIDEGIQTEKLELKEINGRTIPKNKLIYTSTPAQVSFEHSSWGKYNVIGFMADKYFAGYPSNAFGSSSSVDILSDGLLSKVLIDEDDKKSVYSGSSLVLEEGYALNIVQVDKNGDKVMVTLTKDGDEVDTSIISGSGTYIYEKDLGDSDDVPIIAINFDSIFAGTESNAVFVKGIFQISEDYLEIEDGDTFGKMEVTGIGGSITMSNKDSISLSKGKSIAIMGDVSINVADSNTVRYYPYVEVSTKPSQTLSVDLDQSIVAKGSDVTVTVTSRGAAVSEATVKAGSSTVGTTDDEGRITYTASKIGTFKITAEKDGYAEGSSELEVISPDDDSRKIILEVSPQEVYEGSSVTFFVLKAIGGDPVEGATVSYDGKSIGSTSSQGTVTYTVTNPGMHKLTAVKSGFLDASMNLEVKELAAKFEFTNLVITPLDVRQGKEATFSVDVKNVGTAAGNYTVDLKVNDTVVGTKTVSLDIGESETLEFKHAEKEPGTYTVKIADLTTTYEVFERSGFIWYALGAIAVVIVGGLGYLFTAGGWTVDMAQAKVDEAIQTIQELVSKR; encoded by the coding sequence ATGAATAAAAACATTCGACTGCTTCTATTTGGATTTATACTGCTCATGCTCACGGGGGCCGCTATGGGTCTATCCGGCCCGAGTGGTCTTTCTGATACTGCTACCGGCCCTACCTGGATCACATGGAGCTGGACCAACCCTACAGACGCTGACTTTAACAGAACCAACATCTATATAGGCGGTTCCCAGGTAGCGACTTTAGGAAACGCAGTTTCAACTTATAATGCAACCGGTCTCTCTCCCAGCACCTCTTATGAGATACGCGTTGAAACCGTAAATACTACCGGCGTTGTGGGAGGTTCTCTGACCGATTCCGCATTAACCACTCCTGCGACCGACACTGTTGCTCCTGGCCCGGTAACGGGTCTAGCTGAATCCTCCACAGGCCCTACGTGGATCACATGGAGCTGGACCAACCCTGGTGATTCTGATTTCAATGGGACTATCATTTATATAGGAGGCTCCCAGGTAGCAACTCTGGGGAACTCTGTTTCAACTTATAACGCAACCGGCCTCAATGCAAGCACTTCCTATGTAATTGGTGTTGCCACTGTAGATATTGCCGGTAATGTGGGAAGCTCAGTCTCTGATTCTGCATTGACCACTTCTGCGACCGATACAATTGCTCCGGGTCCGGTAACTGGTCTTACTGCATCATCCATCACTGGAAGCAGTATCACATGGGGCTGGACAAATCCAGGCGATGCTGACTTTGCTGGAACTATCATTTATATCGATGGCTCACAAGTTACCACTCTCGGAAATACAACCAGTTCCTATACTGCCACCGGCCTGTCATCCAGTGCATCTCATTCAATCGGGGTCAGGACCAAAGATCTGAGTGGAAACCTTGGTAACTGGGCAAACGCCTCAGCTACAACGACCGCTGACACTGGTGAGCCTGGAAGCATAACTTCTTTAAGTGTGGATTCTAAAGGTTCTGACTGGATAAAGTGGAAATGGACAAATCCTACAGATTCTGATTTCGATCACGTAATGGTCTACATCAACAACGCCTTTGCTGCAAATGTATCGGCCAACTCTTATACGGCCACCAACCTGAGTGAAAGCACCAGCTATACAATAAAGCTTCACACGGTTGACGATGCAGGTAACATAAACAATGCAGATGTCACAAACACAACAAGTACATATCATAAATCCTATCTCACAGGTGACCGCATCTGGGATGAAAACGCAAACCAGTCAACAACTTATAAATGGGATGCAAAGAGTTTCTCCGGTTTCTTCTATGATCTGGAAACCGGTTTCAGTTCTGAAACAATGACGATCACTGACATTTCAAGGACCATAGGTGATGGGGATCTCGTCTACCGTACCGAACCTGTAGACAGTAACTTCGAGCATTCCGGCTGGGGTAAATACCAGGTCATCGGTTTCATGGCCGAGAAGTACTTTGCAGGATACACTTCCAATACTACCATCACTGGAGTTGACAGAGTCAGCCTGATATCTTCCGGTCAGCTCTCCAAGGTCCTTATTGATAATGATGACAAGAAATCAGTGTATTCCGGGTCTTCACTCACCCTTGAGGACGGGTACAAGCTCAACATCGTCCAGGTTGACAGGAACGGTGACAAGGTATTCGTGACCCTCACTAAGGACGGTGACGAGCTTGACAGTGCAGTGATCAGCGGAAGCGGTGACTACATCTATAAGACCGACCTCGGGGACAGCGATGACGTTGTTATCGTAGCTGTTCGCTTCACATCGATCTTTAGTGGTACCGAATCCAATGCTGTTACAATCCAGGGTATCTTCCAGATATCCGAGGACTACATCGAGATGGAGGACGGCGCAAGTTACGGCAAGATGGAGATCACAGGCTTCAGCGATGACTATATCGAGATGAAGAACGACGGCTCGATCTCTCTCTCCAAGGGGAAGACCATCCCTATCATGGGTAAGATCAAGTTCATAGTGGCTGACTCGAACACCCTGCGCTTTGCACCGTTCGTAGACATGTCCGCTCCGGGCAAATACGAGCTCCGCGGCACTGTAGCTGAAGAAACGGAATTACTCACATGGACTCCTCTGAATTTCGAAGGATTCTACTATGACATCGATGAGGGTATCCAGACAGAAAAGCTTGAGCTGAAAGAGATTAATGGAAGAACCATACCGAAGAACAAGCTGATCTATACAAGCACTCCGGCACAGGTATCATTCGAACATTCATCATGGGGTAAGTATAATGTGATCGGTTTCATGGCCGACAAGTACTTCGCAGGATACCCCTCGAATGCTTTCGGTAGCAGCAGCAGTGTGGATATCCTTTCGGACGGCCTGCTCTCAAAGGTCCTTATCGATGAGGATGATAAGAAGTCCGTGTATTCCGGTTCCTCACTCGTTCTTGAGGAAGGATATGCTCTCAACATCGTCCAGGTTGACAAGAACGGTGACAAGGTAATGGTGACACTTACAAAGGATGGGGATGAGGTAGACACTTCAATCATCAGTGGCAGTGGCACTTACATCTATGAGAAGGATCTTGGCGATTCCGATGATGTCCCGATAATCGCAATTAATTTTGACTCCATATTTGCCGGTACTGAGTCAAATGCAGTATTTGTCAAGGGTATCTTCCAGATATCGGAGGATTACCTCGAGATCGAGGACGGTGACACCTTTGGCAAGATGGAGGTCACAGGCATAGGTGGCAGCATCACGATGTCTAACAAGGATTCCATATCCCTGTCAAAGGGCAAATCCATAGCAATTATGGGTGATGTCAGCATCAATGTAGCAGATTCCAATACTGTAAGGTATTACCCATACGTGGAGGTTTCCACCAAGCCATCCCAGACACTGAGTGTGGACCTGGATCAGTCCATTGTCGCAAAAGGAAGCGATGTCACAGTCACCGTAACTTCCCGTGGTGCAGCAGTAAGTGAAGCCACCGTGAAAGCAGGCAGCTCGACAGTCGGAACGACAGACGATGAAGGCAGAATAACCTACACAGCCTCAAAGATAGGGACCTTTAAGATCACCGCAGAGAAGGACGGTTATGCGGAAGGAAGCAGTGAACTGGAAGTTATCTCTCCTGATGACGATTCAAGGAAGATAATCCTCGAGGTTTCCCCGCAGGAGGTCTATGAAGGTTCCTCTGTGACGTTCTTTGTCCTCAAGGCAATAGGAGGAGACCCTGTGGAAGGTGCAACAGTGAGCTATGACGGCAAGTCCATCGGTTCCACGTCTTCCCAGGGAACGGTCACATATACGGTAACCAATCCGGGCATGCACAAGCTAACGGCAGTGAAGAGCGGTTTCCTCGATGCTTCGATGAACCTTGAGGTCAAGGAACTTGCAGCCAAGTTCGAATTCACCAACCTGGTCATAACTCCGCTTGATGTCAGGCAGGGCAAGGAAGCGACTTTCAGTGTCGATGTAAAGAACGTGGGTACGGCAGCAGGCAATTATACTGTCGACCTCAAGGTCAACGATACTGTCGTTGGCACCAAGACCGTAAGCCTTGACATAGGTGAATCCGAAACCCTCGAGTTCAAGCATGCTGAAAAGGAACCGGGCACTTACACTGTAAAGATCGCTGATCTTACCACGACCTATGAAGTGTTCGAGAGATCAGGCTTTATCTGGTATGCCCTCGGAGCTATTGCAGTAGTGATTGTAGGAGGACTTGGATACCTGTTCACGGCAGGAGGCTGGACCGTTGATATGGCTCAGGCAAAAGTAGACGAAGCAATACAGACCATACAGGAGCTTGTCAGCAAGCGCTGA